The sequence below is a genomic window from Lysobacter capsici.
CACCCGGACGCGCATCGGCTGGTGTTGAGCCTGGAGCTGTCGCCGGACCTCGACAGCACCTCGCTGGAGGCACTCAGCGATTTCGATGCGTGGCTCAAGGCGCGCGGCGTCGCACTGACCCTGGCGCGGTTGAAGGACGGCGTGCGCAGCGTGTTGCTGCGCGCGAAGCTGTCCGGCGAAGCGGCCTCGGCGCTGGATTACTGGAGCGTGGACGATGCGGTCAACGCCGCGCCGTCCGCGCGCGATGACGGCAAGGACGATCGCGACAAGGGCTAGGCCGGCCCATCACGGCCGGATGAGCCGTCGCCGCCCGGCGAGCGTCACCACACCGAGGCGCGGCGTTCGGGCGCGACGAACAGTTTCGCGTCGGCCTTCACCTCGAACGCGTCGTACCAGGCCTGCAGATTGCGCACCACGCCATTGACCCGATAGCGCGAGGGCGAGTGATAACCGCGTTCGATGTCGGCCCGCAGCGAATCGTCCGTGTCGAGCGAGCGCCACAACTGCGCCCAGCCCAGGAAGAAGCGCTGTTCGCCATTGAACCCGTCGCGCACGGCGCGTGTGTCGATGCCGCGCGCCGCCGCATACAGGCGATACGCGTCCAGCGCCACGGTGACGCCGACCAGGTCGGCGAGGTTCTCGCCGAGGCTGCGGCGGCCGTCCAGATGCGCGCCGGGCAGCGGCGCATACGCGGAGTACTGCGTCACCAGCACGTCGGTCTTCGCCTCGAACGCAGCGCGCGCGGGCGGCGACCACCAGTCGCGCAGATTGCCTTCGTCGTCGAAGCGCGAGCCCTGATCGTCGAAGCCGTGCGCCATCTCGTGACCGAGCACCGCGCCGATCGCGCCGAAGTTCACCGCGCTGTCGGCGCTGGCGCTGAAGGCCGGCGCTTGCAGCAGTCCGGCCGGAAACGTCACCGCGTTGAGTTGCGGACTAAAGCTGCCGTCGACCGACTGCGGCGGCAGATGCCAGCGATACGGTCGCTTGGGGTCGCGCAGGTACAGCGCATCGAGTTCGATCTGCGCGGCCTTGAGGCGATGGATGTTGCCGATCGGATCGCCCGGCAGGATCTCGACCTCGGCGTAGTCGCGCAGGTCGTCGGGATAGCCCAGGCGCAGACTCATCCGGTCGATCTTCGCCAGCGCGCTCGCGCGCGTCGCCGGGTCCAGCCAGTCCGCCTTGGCGATGCGCGCGCGGAACGCCTGCTTCATGAAGGGCGCCATCGCTTCGACCGCGGCGCGGTCGGCCGGCTTGAAGAACTGTTCGACGTAGCGCGCGCCGACCAGTTCCGGCAGGTTCTGGCTGACGAACTGGGTGCCGCGTTCGGCGCGCGAGCGGCGGGTCTTCTGCCCGGCCAAGGTGGTGCCGTAGAACTGGAAGCTCGCGTCCTGGAACGCGGTCGGGAGCAGGTGCGCGTGGTTGTGGACCCAATGGAAGGCCAGGTACGAGCGCCAGGTGTCCACGGGGGTTGCGGCGAAGATCGCCGCGCTGTCGCGGATGGCGGTGTCGGTGTTGAGCACCACGGTGTCAACCGACGGATAGCCGCTGGCGGCGATGAACGCCTGCCAGGGGAAACCCGGCGCGTACTTCGACAACTCGTCGAACGGCATCGGGTGGTAGTTCAATTTGCGGTCGCGCAGTTGCTGCGCATTCCATTGGACCTTGGCGAGCCTGGCTTCCAAGGCCAGGATCGCCGCGGCGCGCGCCGGTCCGTCGGCGATGCCGACGCGGGCGAAGGTCTGCGCGATGTAATCGAGGTAGGCCGCGCGCTGACCGGCGTACTGGTCGTTGCCCGTATCGTAGTGGCCCGGGTTCGGCAGACCGACGATGCGGCCGTTCGCGGTCTGCTGGTCCAGGTGCAGCAGGCTGCGGCGGGTATTGCCGGCATCCAGGAACACGTAGCAGCCCACGATGGTGTGCGATAGCGGGTGGGCCATGCGTTGCGCGACCTGGGCGTGGTCGGCGATGGCGAGGATCGCATCCAGGTCGGCGCGGATCGGCGCGAGGCCGGCGCGGTCGATCGCCGCGACGTCCGCGTAGCTGGTGTACAGGTCGGCGAGCTTGTCGCCGCGCGCGGGTTGCGCGGCGGCGGACTCGATGATGGTCTTGATGCGCGCCTCGGTGCGCAGGAACATCGCGTTCAATTCGCCGTACTGTGCATAGCCCGCGGGCCGCTCGGCGGTGTCGATCCAGCCTTGGTTGACGTACTGGAAGAAATCGTCGCCGGGTCGCAGCGTGTGGCTGATATGGCCCAGGTCGATGCCCCAGTCGGCGACGGGCGTCGGCGCGGCGGCAGCGAACGCATGCCGGGTCGCCGCGGCCAGGGGCAGCAGCGCCAGTCCCACGCAGACCCGTCGGCGGTCGAGGCGGGGGCCCGGCTGTGGTTCCCGATCGCGCATGCATGCCTTCCTCGTGACTACAGATGTAGTCACGTTAGCATGGCGCACGCTCTTTGCAACGAACACAGGCCGGGCCGGGGCCGGCGTGTCCGCCGGCCGCCTGGATCGTCGCCGTCGCCTTGCCGCCGCTCAGGCCATCGACACCCGCCGCTCCAACAGCAGCGGCGAGGCCAGTCCCGATTGCGGGTGCATGCGGTTCAAGCCATGGATCGCGCCGGACAGGCCGGTCATCAGGCCGGGCGTGAACGCGGCGCGGGTCAGGCCGCCGACCATGCCGCGATGTTCCTCGATCGAGGAGACGATCTGCGCGGTGGCTTCGTCGGGATCGGTCGCGCATTGCTGCGGATCGAGCGCGGCGGCGGTGACCAGCAATTCGCGCAGCGACATATCGCCGTGGCACAGGGTATGGCTGGTGCCCCATTGATCGCGCACGGCGACGACCGCGCGACGCATCGTCAACAGATGGCGCGGGCTGCGGGTGCGCGCGTACAGGTCGCAGGCGCTCAGGCCGATGCCCACGCTGCCGTGGCACCAGGTCGGGAAGTTGACGCTGCCGTCGAGCTCGCGCGAATCGAACCAGTTGCGCAGGGTTTCGTCGTAGCACGATTCCTGGAAGGCGAAGCCGGCATCGGACAGCGCGCTCCAGCGCGCGCGTTGCTGCGCATCGCCGGCGCCGGCCAGGACCAGTCGCGCCAGCGCCCAGGCGATGCCGGTGGCGCCATGGGAAAAGCCGTTCGACGGTTCCGGCGATCCGGTGGTCGGCCAGCGTGCGCCGCGTTCGTCGACGATCGCGCCGGCTTCCAGCCGCTGCGCCGCGCGCGTGGCCAGCGCGGTCCAACGCGCGTCGCCGGTGGCCTCGGCCAGTCCCAGCAGCGGCACGATGGCGCCGGCGGCGCCGTCGATGATGTCGAAGTGGTCGTCGTCGTCGAAGC
It includes:
- a CDS encoding M13 family metallopeptidase, with translation MGLALLPLAAATRHAFAAAAPTPVADWGIDLGHISHTLRPGDDFFQYVNQGWIDTAERPAGYAQYGELNAMFLRTEARIKTIIESAAAQPARGDKLADLYTSYADVAAIDRAGLAPIRADLDAILAIADHAQVAQRMAHPLSHTIVGCYVFLDAGNTRRSLLHLDQQTANGRIVGLPNPGHYDTGNDQYAGQRAAYLDYIAQTFARVGIADGPARAAAILALEARLAKVQWNAQQLRDRKLNYHPMPFDELSKYAPGFPWQAFIAASGYPSVDTVVLNTDTAIRDSAAIFAATPVDTWRSYLAFHWVHNHAHLLPTAFQDASFQFYGTTLAGQKTRRSRAERGTQFVSQNLPELVGARYVEQFFKPADRAAVEAMAPFMKQAFRARIAKADWLDPATRASALAKIDRMSLRLGYPDDLRDYAEVEILPGDPIGNIHRLKAAQIELDALYLRDPKRPYRWHLPPQSVDGSFSPQLNAVTFPAGLLQAPAFSASADSAVNFGAIGAVLGHEMAHGFDDQGSRFDDEGNLRDWWSPPARAAFEAKTDVLVTQYSAYAPLPGAHLDGRRSLGENLADLVGVTVALDAYRLYAAARGIDTRAVRDGFNGEQRFFLGWAQLWRSLDTDDSLRADIERGYHSPSRYRVNGVVRNLQAWYDAFEVKADAKLFVAPERRASVW